In Marivirga salinae, a single window of DNA contains:
- a CDS encoding acyl-CoA desaturase — protein MAVAVKENLKIRKKGTWKKEISFAIVHLLPLGAIWTGATWFDWTVCAFLYVWRMFWVTGGYHRYFAHRSYNTSRWFQFLIAFFAQTSAQKGALWWASHHRHHHRNSDTLKDPHSMLHFGFWYSHVGWIIGSDFKNTDFKVISDYSKYPELRWLNKNYLVPPVVLALTVMALGGLVNGGSVLAMFTSAGFSTLFIGFFLSTIILYHATFSINSIMHKFGNQRYETGDESRNSVWLALLTLGEGWHNNHHYYETSARQGFYWWEVDLTYYGLKFMSMIGLIWDLKPVPKHIKQSRNKQEAKELKEQLKKQVA, from the coding sequence ATGGCAGTTGCAGTAAAAGAGAACTTAAAAATCCGAAAAAAAGGCACTTGGAAAAAAGAAATTAGCTTTGCTATAGTCCACTTATTGCCCCTTGGTGCTATTTGGACAGGAGCTACATGGTTCGATTGGACCGTTTGTGCATTTCTATATGTTTGGCGAATGTTTTGGGTCACTGGCGGATATCACAGATATTTTGCCCATAGAAGTTATAATACCTCTCGTTGGTTTCAGTTTTTGATCGCATTTTTTGCGCAAACCTCTGCACAGAAAGGTGCCTTGTGGTGGGCTTCCCATCACCGTCATCACCACAGAAACAGTGATACCTTAAAAGATCCGCACAGTATGTTGCATTTTGGATTTTGGTATTCACATGTAGGTTGGATTATTGGATCAGACTTTAAAAATACTGATTTCAAGGTCATCTCTGATTATAGCAAATATCCAGAATTAAGATGGTTGAATAAAAATTATTTAGTTCCTCCTGTGGTATTGGCTTTAACCGTAATGGCTTTGGGCGGATTAGTAAATGGAGGAAGTGTTTTAGCTATGTTTACTTCTGCTGGTTTTTCTACTTTATTTATCGGTTTCTTTTTAAGCACCATTATTTTATATCATGCTACTTTTTCCATCAACAGCATTATGCACAAATTTGGAAATCAGCGATATGAAACTGGGGATGAATCTAGAAATAGTGTTTGGTTGGCATTATTGACTTTAGGAGAAGGATGGCATAATAACCACCATTATTATGAAACATCAGCCAGACAAGGCTTTTATTGGTGGGAAGTTGATTTAACATATTATGGATTGAAGTTTATGTCTATGATTGGCTTAATTTGGGACTTAAAACCAGTGCCAAAACACATCAAACAATCTAGAAATAAGCAGGAAGCAAAAGAATTAAAAGAGCAATTAAAAAAACAAGTAGCATAA
- a CDS encoding transporter, whose translation MKRYLLIILISFPCISIYGQYSETIATARPGAANGAGTVGKGILQFQAGLQFDNVKDIRDSSNWSTDNISENLVVRFGIRERFEVSAVINHINSTEYISESAGSILRKGFNTSLIRARTKINENMAFQVGIETKLRGKDYQINYIAPRFRVMYNTKLGENASLTTNLGAFWNGNDNKPRGFYVFSYSLALTNKISLIAESYGDFIRTGINNFFDIGLGYNVNKDMLIDLNAGWGENYPYKSHFVTAGVSYRIITRFRPEEKK comes from the coding sequence ATGAAGAGATATTTACTAATAATTCTTATTAGCTTTCCATGTATTTCAATATATGGTCAATATAGTGAAACTATTGCCACAGCCAGACCCGGTGCTGCCAATGGAGCGGGTACTGTAGGTAAAGGGATCTTACAATTTCAAGCTGGTTTACAATTTGATAATGTTAAAGATATCCGAGACTCTTCTAATTGGTCTACAGATAATATATCTGAAAATCTAGTGGTTCGCTTTGGAATTCGTGAGCGCTTTGAAGTTAGTGCAGTTATTAATCACATTAATTCTACCGAATACATTAGTGAAAGTGCTGGATCAATTTTAAGAAAAGGATTTAATACTAGTTTGATCAGAGCTAGGACAAAAATTAATGAAAACATGGCTTTTCAAGTTGGAATTGAAACCAAATTGAGAGGAAAGGATTATCAAATAAATTATATAGCCCCAAGATTTAGAGTAATGTACAATACTAAATTAGGAGAAAACGCAAGCTTAACTACCAACTTGGGTGCATTTTGGAATGGGAATGATAATAAACCTAGAGGGTTTTATGTCTTTAGCTATTCTTTGGCTCTAACGAATAAAATATCTCTCATAGCAGAAAGTTATGGTGATTTTATAAGGACCGGAATTAACAATTTTTTTGATATTGGTTTAGGGTATAATGTTAATAAAGACATGTTAATTGATTTGAACGCTGGTTGGGGAGAAAACTATCCTTATAAAAGCCATTTTGTAACAGCAGGAGTTTCTTATAGAATCATTACTCGATTTAGACCTGAGGAGAAGAAATAA
- a CDS encoding toxin-antitoxin system YwqK family antitoxin encodes MKNLYLFLLVFLVLFQLKAQNLDKLRELCIDEVNLSKYSGELSQEELQNQIAALGFRYIENGQIKYHKELIVYDCNTGNVKFTAVFDQNRLEKEFVLYESKDIIAKKIIFSKNNQSPNVDLSLNYKGQEIPAYPVGKAEIFNAGKLSQVINFKEYGSLPLVTNYNANLKKTSEGPANISGDIQGNWNIAKVGEWKNFNNGKLASISIYDKSGNEIAKKLYNNGVLIEERKNLSNGLIELSTFFANGNIKENGQLKGNTKIGSWKYFNTIGELKEQINYLNGKENLLLVFGENGNFIERTELVNDKSELTKSLQNLSSVYKYQSYYSNEKLKSEGYTSNGKKVGVFEVYDERGNLSEITEFDIEGNKINSLDAGTYQKLKIKEKQIFRELLVAKTTHPENLNLINNIRILTDSLSIDFDSLMASYNYVKDYEKKYTSLESETSSFGNLANELNWYDSLLAVSQDFNNEVWAYSHDLFETELALEKQRALNIMGAKFSSLTERHTSIKKTLFGEKIVVMNEQDEIYEFVMEELYPVMNTEISTAIDKYEVRSTVKDFSNLLKKASSIISQPDEKFQQSLQNTESVQDKKQLFLTVK; translated from the coding sequence ATGAAAAATTTATATCTGTTCTTACTTGTGTTTTTAGTATTGTTTCAATTAAAAGCACAAAACCTTGATAAATTGAGAGAACTCTGCATTGATGAAGTCAATTTATCAAAATACAGCGGGGAGCTTTCTCAGGAAGAATTACAAAACCAAATTGCTGCCTTAGGCTTTAGATATATTGAAAATGGTCAAATTAAATATCATAAAGAGCTTATAGTTTATGATTGCAATACAGGGAATGTAAAATTTACCGCGGTTTTCGATCAAAATAGATTAGAAAAAGAGTTTGTTCTCTATGAATCAAAAGACATAATAGCTAAGAAAATAATCTTTTCAAAAAACAATCAATCTCCTAATGTGGATTTGTCTTTAAATTATAAAGGACAAGAAATTCCTGCTTATCCAGTTGGAAAAGCGGAGATTTTCAATGCTGGAAAATTGTCACAAGTCATTAATTTTAAAGAATATGGAAGTCTTCCATTGGTTACGAACTATAATGCTAATCTAAAGAAGACGTCCGAGGGGCCAGCAAATATTTCTGGAGATATTCAAGGGAATTGGAATATAGCTAAAGTAGGGGAATGGAAAAATTTTAATAATGGAAAACTAGCATCCATTTCAATTTATGATAAGAGCGGAAATGAAATTGCTAAGAAACTATATAACAATGGTGTTTTAATTGAGGAGCGCAAAAATTTATCTAATGGTTTGATAGAATTGTCAACTTTCTTCGCAAATGGAAATATTAAGGAAAATGGTCAACTAAAAGGAAATACCAAAATTGGCTCTTGGAAATATTTCAATACTATTGGTGAGCTGAAAGAACAAATAAATTATTTAAATGGAAAAGAGAATTTATTGCTTGTGTTTGGTGAGAATGGAAATTTTATTGAAAGAACCGAATTAGTAAACGATAAGTCAGAACTAACAAAATCACTTCAGAATTTATCTTCAGTATACAAATACCAAAGTTATTACTCAAATGAAAAATTGAAATCTGAAGGGTATACTTCAAACGGTAAAAAAGTAGGTGTATTTGAAGTTTATGATGAAAGGGGGAATCTTAGTGAAATAACAGAGTTTGACATTGAAGGGAATAAAATTAATAGCTTGGATGCCGGTACCTATCAGAAATTAAAGATAAAAGAAAAGCAAATATTCAGAGAATTACTTGTTGCAAAAACCACACATCCTGAAAATCTTAACTTAATAAACAACATTAGAATTTTAACTGATTCACTTAGCATCGATTTTGATAGTTTAATGGCCAGCTATAATTATGTAAAAGATTATGAAAAAAAGTATACTTCTTTAGAATCTGAAACCAGCTCATTTGGAAATCTAGCCAATGAGTTGAATTGGTATGATTCATTATTAGCTGTTTCTCAAGATTTTAATAATGAAGTTTGGGCATATTCCCACGACTTATTCGAAACAGAATTGGCATTAGAAAAACAAAGGGCTTTAAATATAATGGGTGCTAAATTCTCTTCACTTACAGAAAGACATACCTCAATTAAAAAAACATTGTTTGGGGAAAAAATAGTAGTGATGAATGAGCAAGATGAAATTTATGAATTTGTGATGGAAGAATTATACCCAGTTATGAATACTGAAATAAGTACTGCCATAGACAAATATGAAGTGCGTTCTACTGTCAAAGACTTCAGCAACTTATTGAAAAAAGCATCTTCTATTATATCTCAACCAGACGAAAAATTCCAACAATCATTACAAAACACCGAATCTGTTCAAGATAAAAAACAGCTTTTTCTTACAGTAAAATGA
- a CDS encoding PAS domain-containing protein has protein sequence MEKVINIQQARQMKKDPIDFLSKNVVLISLSEDFDVLSANDTFLKVTGIDREDLGKLNLFQHLCSELPEYINDELSYLLRQQKSWNGNFAFSTVDGDSAWFHTNIIPSRDEDGIFIGFNLMATVGKSQQSMITEQETTESWMKAIFNDVDEGNILISLDGSVIEFNATAYEFMSWYTHKELRLNEYLPHYFGGTFSKTFEALFEKAKNGHKQKFCRSFKNLSGYEKITDMELKPVSDSTENIMGVILNSKDITEEVNLEKRIRISEKKLDDIAYINAHEVRAPLASMLGLLNLLDFENVSKDSKLILNHLKKSANDLERIIHKVSENSYLTKPDSNKSA, from the coding sequence ATGGAAAAAGTTATAAATATTCAACAAGCTCGACAAATGAAAAAAGACCCTATTGACTTTTTGTCTAAAAACGTTGTGCTCATATCTCTAAGTGAAGATTTTGATGTGCTTTCAGCAAATGATACTTTTTTAAAAGTGACAGGAATTGATAGAGAAGATTTAGGTAAGTTGAACCTTTTCCAACATTTGTGTAGTGAGCTTCCAGAATATATTAATGATGAGTTAAGTTATTTGTTGCGCCAACAAAAATCATGGAATGGGAATTTTGCTTTTTCCACTGTGGATGGAGACTCAGCTTGGTTTCACACAAATATTATTCCCTCTCGAGATGAAGATGGAATTTTTATAGGGTTTAATTTGATGGCTACCGTTGGTAAATCTCAGCAAAGTATGATCACAGAGCAGGAAACCACAGAAAGTTGGATGAAAGCCATATTCAATGATGTAGATGAAGGTAATATTCTAATTAGTTTAGACGGAAGTGTTATCGAATTTAATGCCACTGCCTATGAATTTATGTCTTGGTATACACACAAAGAATTAAGACTAAATGAATACTTACCTCATTATTTCGGGGGCACATTTTCAAAAACCTTTGAAGCACTATTTGAAAAAGCGAAAAATGGACATAAACAAAAGTTTTGTCGCTCATTCAAAAACTTAAGTGGATATGAAAAAATAACCGATATGGAGTTAAAACCTGTTTCAGACTCTACAGAAAACATTATGGGGGTTATATTAAATTCTAAAGATATCACAGAAGAAGTTAATTTAGAAAAGAGAATACGAATATCAGAAAAGAAACTGGATGATATAGCTTATATAAATGCTCATGAAGTTAGAGCCCCATTAGCCTCAATGTTAGGATTGCTTAATCTACTAGATTTTGAAAATGTAAGCAAAGACAGCAAATTAATATTAAATCATTTAAAAAAATCAGCTAACGATTTAGAAAGAATCATTCATAAGGTATCTGAAAATTCTTACTTGACTAAGCCAGATTCCAATAAATCAGCTTAA
- a CDS encoding porin family protein: MALMATSALQAQHMNIGVKGGFNFYNVVNENNSDSESLPGFNVGLIGHFHLSDQFALQPELVFSTQGSKLSNNGDESHLNLNYLNIPILIQYMFDNGFRIFAGPQAGILLNAKSYTNNTEIDRTNDFNNMEIGASLGMSYINPNSNFGIDARYNVGLSDIYENDAQVAYNRGIQIGLFYLFKHK, from the coding sequence ATAGCCTTAATGGCTACTTCCGCACTACAAGCCCAACATATGAACATTGGTGTTAAAGGTGGATTTAACTTTTATAATGTTGTAAATGAAAATAATAGTGATAGCGAGTCACTTCCCGGCTTCAATGTAGGCTTAATCGGCCATTTTCATTTAAGCGATCAGTTCGCATTACAACCTGAATTGGTTTTTTCTACTCAGGGTTCCAAACTCTCAAATAATGGTGATGAGTCTCATTTAAATCTAAATTATTTAAACATACCCATATTAATTCAATATATGTTCGATAATGGTTTTCGAATTTTTGCTGGTCCCCAAGCAGGTATTTTGTTAAATGCTAAATCCTATACAAATAATACTGAAATTGATAGAACTAATGATTTTAACAACATGGAGATAGGGGCTAGTTTAGGTATGAGTTATATTAACCCTAATTCAAATTTTGGTATTGATGCACGCTATAATGTAGGCTTATCAGATATTTACGAAAACGATGCACAAGTAGCTTATAACCGAGGGATACAAATAGGCTTATTTTACCTTTTCAAACACAAATAA
- a CDS encoding mechanosensitive ion channel family protein produces MISSLAAQDKIKDKNVSKNMEISDAELIIRFQKLISEDHQRLIQMKSRSKQLEQEIAGLTNQFEKLDSQLGVDDFTNQNEKLKQVLSSLDLHLRSNQIILQQINLVQNKIEKQRELMDYITTGQVPISEDSVIKMLSIADTAVQVGANSETQNRKELAALQDLRVLKAELTHSRNNLFLVDQLIRNHNDDLELTKILTNATAGLKQLLEKQTPEPAVRRHLHEASRRYTQDTLLLTALKARIQTLEAYRPPIVEAVSKAEEEVDSAKSELEFLQSSIAPHRVVYWLKTNLPSMAIIILAFFVIWILSRWAITLILNKFIKSRKNAESADRLETLKLASGSIITILVVLIGFLVLLSQIGVDLTVVLGGAAVLSLVIALGAQSLVKDYLSGFIILLENQYRAGNVVKINDTTGVVENMSLRLTVLRDLEGITHFIPHGHINDVSNLTHHWSRVMLEIGVSYNENVDKVMTVLLELGAEMKEDKEFGPLIIGDMEMLGVDKFCESAVVIKFLIKTWPLKQWIVKRELLRRIKNHFDELGIEIPYPHLTVYHRQSEQQLEKIADNTQEK; encoded by the coding sequence ATGATTAGCTCTCTTGCAGCGCAGGACAAAATAAAAGATAAGAATGTATCCAAAAATATGGAAATATCGGATGCAGAACTCATCATAAGATTTCAAAAACTAATTTCTGAAGATCATCAAAGGCTCATTCAAATGAAAAGTCGAAGCAAACAGCTTGAGCAAGAGATAGCCGGACTTACAAATCAATTTGAAAAGCTTGATTCTCAATTGGGTGTAGATGACTTCACCAATCAAAATGAAAAATTAAAACAAGTTTTAAGCTCACTTGATCTTCATCTTAGAAGTAATCAGATCATCTTGCAGCAAATCAATCTCGTTCAAAACAAAATTGAAAAGCAGAGGGAATTAATGGATTACATCACGACTGGTCAGGTTCCAATAAGTGAAGATTCTGTTATAAAAATGCTCTCTATTGCTGATACGGCTGTGCAAGTAGGAGCAAATTCTGAGACACAAAACAGAAAAGAACTCGCAGCCCTTCAGGACTTAAGAGTGCTTAAAGCAGAATTGACACATTCTAGAAATAATCTTTTTTTGGTAGATCAATTGATTAGAAATCATAATGATGATTTAGAATTAACAAAAATATTAACTAACGCAACAGCTGGCTTAAAACAACTTTTAGAAAAACAGACTCCAGAACCTGCCGTTAGGCGACATTTACATGAGGCCTCCAGAAGGTATACTCAGGATACATTGCTTTTGACTGCATTGAAGGCTAGAATACAAACACTGGAAGCATATAGACCTCCGATAGTTGAAGCAGTAAGCAAAGCCGAAGAAGAAGTTGACAGTGCAAAATCTGAACTGGAATTTCTCCAGAGCTCAATCGCCCCACATAGAGTGGTTTATTGGCTAAAGACCAATCTCCCTTCAATGGCAATTATCATTCTTGCTTTTTTTGTGATTTGGATTTTGAGTAGATGGGCCATTACTCTCATTCTCAACAAGTTCATAAAAAGTAGAAAAAATGCAGAAAGTGCTGATCGATTAGAAACTTTAAAGCTAGCTTCTGGAAGCATTATTACAATTCTAGTGGTGTTAATTGGATTTCTTGTGCTTTTGTCACAGATCGGGGTAGATCTTACCGTGGTTTTGGGAGGAGCAGCAGTTCTTTCCTTGGTGATTGCTTTAGGAGCACAAAGTTTGGTGAAAGACTATCTCTCTGGTTTTATTATTTTACTTGAAAACCAATACAGAGCGGGCAATGTTGTTAAAATTAATGATACTACAGGGGTGGTTGAAAATATGAGCTTAAGACTTACTGTTCTGAGAGATCTTGAAGGCATTACACACTTTATTCCTCATGGACACATTAATGATGTCAGTAATTTGACCCACCATTGGTCACGTGTTATGCTTGAGATTGGAGTCTCTTACAATGAAAATGTAGATAAGGTTATGACCGTTCTATTAGAGCTTGGTGCTGAAATGAAAGAGGACAAAGAATTTGGTCCACTTATCATTGGGGATATGGAAATGTTGGGCGTGGATAAATTTTGTGAATCTGCTGTTGTTATAAAGTTTTTGATAAAAACATGGCCACTAAAACAGTGGATTGTGAAACGAGAGTTGTTGAGAAGGATTAAAAATCATTTTGATGAACTCGGTATTGAAATACCATATCCACATTTAACGGTTTATCATCGGCAGTCTGAACAGCAATTGGAAAAAATAGCCGACAATACGCAAGAAAAGTAA
- a CDS encoding Ig-like domain-containing protein translates to MNTRKKWFTASFLALIMTAFMISCVDENVEQIGICPEIVSTDPENLENSVNLDQMITITFNGPMDPATISEDAFTLESGSNINGRVIGNVEVFGTTSYNEENYTMSFTPDNSLLAETNYTATVGTTVKDKVGNALPINYVWQFNTGKTPVVIATNPVDQATNVPLNQVITVKFNQEMDAATITASSFIVSDGTESISGQVAYSDSTASFTPDAELTANLLYTATITTTAGNTDAISLVGNYSWEFTAGTKPEVIETNPLNEATNVAINAVITADFSQNMNPLTINASSFTISDGTDLISGQIDYSGVTASFIPENDLVAGATYMATITNEASSADGVSLESNYTWEFTTEDAGLSIVETNPIDQSTDVPLEEEITAEFSEEIDPLTITSSSFTVSDGTNLVSGLIEYTGAIASFIPDNNLMSGTTYTVTITTDVVSNTGLSLENNFEWTFSTVAPAGPSGVDLQSIATYGIFAGVGISNNSGFSEIRNMNVGITPGVRSSITGFPPAIVVNGAIHASDDTEPAGIAATLQQAKDDLVEVYLFVEGATSPAPATVAGDLGGTTLAPGIYKSTSTLLIQSGDLTLDAQGDVNAVWIFQVASDFTTVGGAGGNVILSGGAQSKNVYWQTGSSATIGDGTTFKGNILALTSITMNSGAVAEGRMLARNGSVVMTDTNIIEKP, encoded by the coding sequence ATGAATACGAGAAAAAAATGGTTTACTGCATCATTCCTTGCTCTAATTATGACGGCATTTATGATCAGTTGCGTGGATGAAAATGTGGAGCAGATTGGGATTTGTCCTGAAATAGTCTCCACCGATCCTGAAAATCTGGAAAATAGTGTAAATCTGGACCAGATGATAACAATTACCTTTAATGGCCCAATGGACCCAGCAACGATTTCAGAAGATGCCTTTACTTTAGAAAGTGGAAGCAATATAAATGGTCGTGTTATTGGCAATGTTGAGGTTTTTGGTACTACCTCTTATAATGAGGAAAATTATACCATGAGCTTTACTCCAGACAATTCATTGCTTGCTGAAACAAATTATACAGCAACTGTTGGAACCACTGTGAAAGATAAAGTGGGAAATGCTTTACCTATTAACTATGTATGGCAGTTTAACACTGGAAAGACTCCGGTTGTAATAGCAACTAATCCTGTGGATCAAGCTACAAATGTACCGTTAAATCAGGTGATCACTGTAAAATTCAATCAGGAAATGGATGCTGCAACAATTACTGCATCTTCTTTTATAGTAAGTGATGGAACAGAATCAATTTCTGGTCAAGTAGCTTATTCTGATAGTACTGCAAGCTTTACACCTGATGCTGAACTTACTGCTAACTTATTATATACTGCAACTATTACTACAACAGCTGGTAATACAGATGCAATATCATTAGTAGGCAACTATTCATGGGAATTTACTGCTGGAACAAAACCTGAAGTGATTGAAACCAATCCTTTAAATGAGGCAACAAATGTGGCTATTAATGCAGTGATAACTGCTGATTTTAGTCAGAATATGAACCCTTTAACGATTAATGCTTCGTCTTTTACTATTAGTGATGGCACAGACTTAATATCTGGTCAGATAGATTATTCTGGCGTTACTGCTAGTTTTATTCCTGAAAATGATTTGGTAGCCGGTGCAACTTATATGGCAACTATCACCAATGAAGCAAGTAGCGCTGACGGTGTTTCATTAGAAAGCAACTATACTTGGGAATTTACAACCGAAGATGCTGGTCTGTCTATAGTGGAAACAAATCCAATAGACCAATCTACAGATGTACCTCTTGAAGAAGAAATCACAGCCGAGTTCAGTGAGGAAATAGATCCTTTAACTATAACTTCCTCTTCATTTACAGTAAGTGATGGAACCAATTTAGTTTCTGGTCTAATTGAATATACTGGTGCTATAGCAAGCTTTATTCCTGATAATAATTTGATGTCAGGTACAACTTATACCGTTACCATTACAACAGATGTTGTAAGTAATACTGGTCTTTCTCTTGAAAATAATTTTGAATGGACTTTCAGTACTGTTGCTCCTGCAGGCCCAAGTGGGGTTGACTTACAATCAATCGCCACATACGGAATATTTGCTGGCGTAGGTATTAGTAATAATTCTGGTTTTAGTGAAATCCGTAATATGAATGTTGGGATAACTCCTGGAGTGCGTTCATCGATCACAGGTTTCCCTCCTGCAATAGTTGTAAATGGTGCGATTCATGCTTCGGATGATACTGAGCCTGCTGGTATTGCGGCTACATTACAACAAGCCAAAGATGACCTAGTTGAAGTTTATCTTTTTGTTGAAGGTGCGACTTCCCCTGCTCCAGCTACAGTAGCTGGTGACTTAGGTGGAACAACACTTGCTCCTGGTATTTATAAGTCAACCTCTACATTATTAATTCAATCTGGTGATCTCACTTTAGATGCTCAAGGAGATGTAAATGCGGTTTGGATTTTCCAAGTAGCCTCTGACTTTACTACAGTGGGTGGAGCTGGTGGAAACGTGATCCTTAGTGGAGGAGCACAATCCAAAAATGTTTACTGGCAAACTGGTAGTTCGGCAACAATTGGAGACGGTACTACTTTCAAAGGAAATATCTTGGCTCTTACATCAATTACAATGAATTCTGGAGCAGTTGCCGAAGGCAGAATGCTCGCTAGAAACGGGTCAGTTGTCATGACAGATACCAACATCATTGAAAAACCATAA
- a CDS encoding outer membrane beta-barrel protein has product MLTKINLKEGSRNAWSLYNLVIKSVLFCFVMITGAYLPLQAQVKEYTKPSLWFGVAGGGNFNFYRGTTQELNADLTTPTAFRHGNGLGLFLAPSIEYYKPGSKFGVIFQAGYDSRKGTFDQVVTPCDCPADLKTNLGYITVEPSLRFAPFKSGFYLFGGPRLAYNLSKDFTYQQGVNPNFPSEATPAAEEGEFSDVKSMLLSMQIGAGYDIELSSQNRQTQFVLSPFASFHPYFGQNPRSIETWNNTTLRAGIVLKIGRGKEIDSPKEVASIVPLAPETNFSVVSPENIPVERRVRETFPVLNYVFFDLGSTEIPKRYVILNKDQVKNFKEDQLEVFTPKNLSGRSARQMVAYYNVLNILGDRMGKNPSADITLVGSSEKGPEDAKEMANSIKDYLVNIFVIDPSRISVEGRTKAENPSEQIGGDKELKLLRQEDRRVSIESSSPALLMEFQSGSNVMLKPVVIEATQEAPIDSYITFNNGGSDNAFKSWYVDVKEEGTGKMQKFGPYTRESVSIPGKSILGTQAEGDYVVTMVAETKNGEIVRKDQNVHMVLWTPDTDEQGKRYSVVYGFNDSRSTAMYEKYLTEIVTPQIPKGGTVSIHGYTDVIGNANNNLELSTARAEDVKKIISAALAKSKRSDVTFKVYGFGENQDLSQFENKLPEERFYNRTVIIDIFSK; this is encoded by the coding sequence ATGTTAACTAAAATAAATTTAAAAGAGGGATCACGCAATGCGTGGTCTCTTTATAATCTGGTCATCAAAAGTGTGCTTTTTTGCTTCGTGATGATTACAGGAGCTTACTTGCCCCTTCAAGCGCAGGTTAAAGAATATACTAAACCTTCTTTATGGTTTGGTGTAGCTGGTGGTGGAAACTTCAACTTTTATAGAGGTACTACCCAAGAATTGAATGCGGATTTAACAACTCCAACTGCTTTTCGTCATGGTAATGGATTAGGATTATTTCTTGCTCCATCAATAGAATATTATAAACCAGGCTCAAAATTTGGGGTAATCTTTCAAGCAGGTTATGATAGTCGTAAAGGTACATTTGATCAGGTGGTTACGCCTTGTGATTGCCCAGCAGATTTAAAAACTAATCTAGGCTATATTACAGTAGAACCAAGTTTACGTTTTGCACCATTTAAATCAGGTTTTTATCTGTTTGGCGGTCCAAGATTGGCCTACAATTTATCAAAAGACTTCACCTATCAGCAAGGTGTAAATCCTAATTTTCCTAGTGAAGCAACTCCGGCTGCTGAAGAAGGCGAGTTTAGTGATGTTAAAAGTATGTTGCTCTCCATGCAAATTGGCGCTGGATATGATATAGAACTATCATCGCAAAATCGTCAAACACAATTTGTGCTTTCACCATTTGCTTCTTTTCATCCGTATTTTGGACAAAACCCAAGATCAATTGAAACATGGAACAATACGACTCTTAGAGCAGGTATCGTTTTAAAAATAGGCCGCGGTAAAGAAATTGATTCACCAAAAGAGGTCGCTTCAATAGTTCCGCTTGCTCCAGAGACCAACTTTTCAGTGGTTTCTCCGGAAAACATCCCGGTTGAGCGTAGGGTAAGAGAAACATTTCCTGTTCTTAATTATGTGTTCTTTGACTTAGGATCAACTGAAATACCTAAGCGTTATGTGATATTGAACAAAGATCAGGTTAAAAACTTTAAAGAAGACCAATTAGAGGTTTTTACGCCTAAGAATTTATCAGGTCGTTCAGCAAGACAAATGGTTGCTTACTATAATGTGTTGAATATACTTGGTGATCGTATGGGAAAGAATCCTTCTGCTGATATTACTTTAGTGGGTTCATCTGAAAAGGGTCCAGAAGACGCCAAAGAAATGGCAAATTCTATTAAGGATTACTTGGTAAACATTTTCGTAATCGACCCTTCAAGAATTAGTGTTGAAGGACGTACTAAAGCAGAAAATCCATCTGAGCAAATTGGTGGTGATAAAGAATTGAAGCTTCTTCGTCAAGAGGATCGTAGAGTTTCTATTGAAAGTAGTTCTCCTGCTTTACTTATGGAATTCCAAAGTGGTTCTAATGTGATGCTGAAACCAGTTGTTATTGAGGCTACTCAAGAAGCTCCAATTGACAGTTATATCACGTTCAACAATGGTGGTTCTGATAACGCATTCAAATCTTGGTATGTTGACGTGAAAGAAGAAGGAACTGGAAAAATGCAAAAATTCGGTCCATATACAAGAGAATCTGTAAGCATTCCTGGTAAATCAATTTTGGGAACTCAAGCTGAAGGCGATTATGTGGTGACGATGGTTGCTGAAACAAAAAATGGAGAAATTGTACGTAAAGATCAAAACGTTCACATGGTACTTTGGACACCAGATACAGACGAACAAGGTAAAAGATACAGCGTAGTTTATGGATTTAATGATTCAAGATCTACTGCAATGTATGAGAAATACCTTACTGAAATCGTAACTCCACAAATCCCTAAAGGGGGAACTGTAAGTATCCATGGATATACTGATGTTATCGGAAATGCAAACAATAACCTAGAGTTGTCAACTGCAAGAGCTGAAGATGTTAAGAAAATCATCTCAGCGGCATTAGCAAAATCTAAAAGGTCAGATGTCACTTTTAAAGTTTATGGCTTTGGTGAGAACCAAGACTTATCACAGTTTGAAAACAAACTTCCCGAAGAGCGTTTTTACAACAGAACTGTAATTATTGACATCTTTTCGAAATAA